The following are encoded together in the Strongyloides ratti genome assembly S_ratti_ED321, chromosome : 2 genome:
- a CDS encoding Galactose-1-phosphate uridylyltransferase, with protein MTTRRYNPLLDSWVIVAANRLKRPWSGEKYDNDCLNNHNNILIDLPKSNPLAPGALRDNGERNPMYNGIYVFENDFPTFNKYKQDIKKNHSEKDDLFVEENELSGICKVICYSEKTSDRLSIMSVEKICNILNTWCEEFEKLKYEFDWIQIFENRGAQVGSSNDHPHCQLWAMNYIPSIPLQKDKMQKLYYEKNRKNMLYEYMKREIEKKERIIVENEDWIVLVPYWAFWPFETMILPKFNIQYITELTESKKKSFAIILKILLLKYDLIFDYPFPYMFGIINAPSGEYLNKFKDYWQLHFHFYPPLLRSSTIKKHLAGFEVFSEPQRDLTPEDAASIIKKQQNNEIHELLKYCK; from the coding sequence atgACAACACGACGTTACAATCCTTTACTTGATTCATGGGTAATTGTGGCTGCTAATAGATTAAAAAGACCTTGGAGTGGagaaaaatatgataatgatTGTCTTAATAAccataacaatattttaattgatttaCCTAAAAGTAATCCCTTAGCTCCTGGTGCATTGAGAGATAATGGTGAAAGAAATCCAATGTATAATGGAATTTATGTATTTGAAAATGACTTTccaacttttaataaatataaacaagacatcaaaaaaaatcattCTGAGAAAGATGATCTGTTTGTAGAGGAAAATGAGTTATCCGGTATATGTAAAGTTATTTGTTATAGTGAAAAAACAAGTGATAGATTGAGTATAATGAGTgttgaaaaaatttgtaatattttaaatacttgGTGTGaagaatttgaaaaattaaagtatGAATTTGATTGGatacaaatttttgaaaatagaGGTGCACAGGTTGGATCGAGTAATGATCATCCACATTGTCAACTTTGGGCAATGAATTATATTCCATCAATACCATtacaaaaagataaaatgcaaaaattatattatgaaaaaaatagaaaaaatatgcTTTATGAATATATGAAACgtgaaatagaaaaaaaagaaagaattaTTGTTGAAAATGAGGATTGGATTGTTTTAGTACCATATTGGGCATTTTGGCCATTTGAAACAATGATCCTaccaaaatttaatattcaatATATAACTGAATTGAcagaatcaaaaaaaaagtcatttgccattattttaaaaatattacttttaaaatatgatttaatatttgaCTATCCATTTCCTTATATGTTTGGAATAATAAATGCACCAAGTGGAGAAtacttaaataaatttaaagattattggcaacttcattttcatttttatccTCCCTTACTACGATCATctacaattaaaaaacatcTTGCTGGTTTTGAAGTGTTTTCTGAGCCTCAAAGAGATTTGACACCAGAAGATGCTGctagtataataaaaaaacaacaaaataatgaaatacacgaacttttaaagtattgtaaataa
- a CDS encoding Iron-sulfur cluster assembly enzyme ISCU, mitochondrial, whose protein sequence is MFLEKRYCGNKSIQIPKYTQLANYHQKVIDHYENPRNVGSLDTKDPNVGTGIVGAPACGDVMKLQIKVDDNGKIVEAKFKTFGCGSAIASSSLATEWIQGKTTEYASKIKNDQIAKELSLPPVKLHCSMLAQDAIQAALNDYKKKQEMKNTQ, encoded by the exons atgtttttggAGAAAAGATACTGCGGAAATAAATCTATACaaa TACCAAAATATACACAGTTAGCAAATTACCATCAAAAGGTAATTGATCATTATGAAAATCCTCGCAATGTTGGAAGCTTAGATACAAAAGATCCAAATGTTGGAACAGGAATTGTTGGAGCTCCAGCTTGTGGTGATGTTATgaaattacaaataaaagttGATGATAATGGTAAAATTGTAGAGgctaaatttaaaacatttggATGTGGAAGTGCTATTGCTAGTAGTAGTTTAGCCACAGAATGGATTCAAGGTAAAACTACAGAATATGctagtaaaattaaaaacgaTCAAATTGCTAAAGAACTTTCTCTACCACCTGTTAAACTTCATTGTTCTA tgcTTGCACAGGATGCCATTCAGGCAGctttaaatgattataaaaaaaagcaagaaatgaaaaacacacaataa
- a CDS encoding Oxysterol-binding protein-related protein 9: MEGPLSKWTNLVHGWQYRWFVLQNDILVYYTSREKMLRRQQRGCIRLRGATIGIDGVNNSLFTVSVDNKIFHLQGRDQNERDKWVRALEKTIHNLCGYYKPAEQDPLTLLNEKLLEADNHLKVAMEEVHILESIEETSTNEKKAKIKEILKSGNILLDTIRSSVIFLQMVKSQIDSNATRKTRSGSLAPSNNGTDDDKSVSPVATIKNEEKEVVNIVPPMSYSSSEDEDEFFDARSLNGEKNHSSLNSEKRISASSFPIDEGIMRVYNQTDVEPDWDDNHEDFDQIYENNEESDLGNVQQQHGSVLMHLLSQVSVGMDLTKVTLPTFILERRSLLEMYADFFAHPDDFVSGTDLETPESRFIAVVRYYLSAFYPARKSGVAKKPYNPILGETFRCRWTVPGMELTGERTTSGPFPGSDKNQLTFIAEQVSHHPPISAFYAEHPGKRISFNGFIWTKSSFLGLSIGVANIGFGTVTLHDYDEVYKLTFPSGYGRSIMGTPWIELGGRIEVSCEKTGYTAEIDFLTKSFFGGKPHRLSGSLFKPGVKKPILTLRGEWNGIIYAKPLNGDEYVFVDVKAKSEIRKECDPIAKMGDRESRRLWRHVTTALFRNKISLATNSKLWIEQRQRDEAKKRKEKGEVWNNIFFKKQDDNWVYENSLGKRTEI, from the exons atGGAAGGACCATTATCAAAATGGACTAATTTGGTACATGGTTGGCAGTATCGTTGGTTTGTCTTACAAAATGATATTCTTGTTTATTACACGTCAAGAGAAAAAATGCTCCGTCGACAACAAAGAGGTTGTATTAGATTAAGAGGAGCTACAATTGGAATTGATGGTgtaaataattctttatttaCTGTATCTGtggataataaaatttttcatctacag ggAAGAGATCAAAATGAGCGTGATAAATGGGTTAGAGCTTTAGAAAAAACAATACATAATTTATGTGGATATTATAAACCTGCTGAACAAGATCCTTTAACAttgttaaatgaaaaattattagaagcagataatcatttaaaagttGCTATGGAagag GTACATATTCTTGAGTCAATTGAAGAAACATCaacaaatgaaaaaaaagcaaaaatAAAAGAGATATTAAAATCCGGTAATATTTTACTTGATACAATAAGAAGTtctgttatatttttacaaatggTTAAAAGTCAAATAGATTCAAATGCAACGCGTAAAACACGTTCTGGATCTCTTGCACCCAGTAATAATGGTACTGATGATGATAAATCTGTGTCTCCTGTTGcaactattaaaaat GAAGAAAAAGAAGTCGTTAATATTGTTCCACCAATGTCATACTCATCTTCGGAGGACGAAGACGAATTTTTTGATGCGCGTTCATTAAACGGTGAAAAAAATCATTCATCTTTAAATTCAGAAAAACGTATTTCAGCATCATCTTTTCCAATTGATGAAGGAATAATGAGAGTATATAATCAAACTGATGTTGAACCTGATTGGGATGATAATCATGAAGATTTTGATcaaatttatgaaaataatgaagaaAGTGACTTAGGAAATGTTCAACAACAACATGGAAGTGTGTTAATGCACCTTTTGTCACAG GTAAGTGTTGGTATGGATCTTACAAAAGTTACTTTACCAACATTTATATTGGAGCGAAGATCATTACTTGAAATGTATGCAGATTTTTTTGCACATCCAGATGATTTTGTTAGTGGGACTGATCTCGAAACGCCTGAATCAAGATTTATTGCAGTTGTACGATATTATCTTAGTGCGTTCTATCCAGCTCGCAAAAGTGGTGTTGCTAAAAAACCATATAATCCTATTTTAGGAGAAACATTTCGTTGTAGATGGACAGTACCAGGAATGGAATTAACTGGTGAAAGGACAACATCTGGTCCATTTCCAGGAAGTGATAAAAAtcaattaacttttattgCAGAGCAAGTTTCACATCATCCACCAATATCAGCATTTTATGCTGAACATCCTGGAAAAAGGATATCATTTAATGGTTTTATATGGACAAAATCTTCATTTCTTGGATTATCAATTGGTGTTGCTAATATTGGATTTGGAACAGTTACTTTACATGATTATGATGaagtatataaattaacatttcCTAGTGGATATGGAAGAAGTATTATGGGTACTCCATGGATTGAATTAGGAGGAAGAATAGAAGTTTCATGTGAAAAGACAGGTTATACTGCTGAGATAGACTTCCTTACAAAATCATTCTTTGGTGGTAAACCACATAGATTATCAGGTTCATTATTTAAACCAGGTGTTAAGAAACCAATATTAACATTACGTGGAGAATGGAATGGTATTATATATGCTAAACCATTAAATGGTGATGAGTATGTTTTTGTAGATGTTAAAGCTAAATCTGAAATACGAAAAGAATGTGACCCAATTGCCAAAATGGGAGATCGTGAAAGTAGACGTCTTTGGAGGCATGTTACAACAGCATTATTTAGGAATAAAATTAGCCTAGCAACCAATTCTAAATTATGGATTGAACAAAGACAACGTGATGAGGCTAAAAAACGAAAAGAAAAAGGAGAAGTATGGAAtaacattttctttaaaaaacaaGATGATAATTGGGTTTATGAAAATTCCTTAGGTAAAAGAACAgaaatttga
- a CDS encoding Alpha crystallin/Hsp20 domain and HSP20-like chaperone domain-containing protein: MSDNNNISNNSSNLLTLSTENSQTDKPAKSPLPSKADDKKSAFVFSTLLEKGKDQIVCDWPLAGKNDGLFKSKELNDKITLTLDCRAFDPEDIQVSVEGERVGVHCEHQKRKNSTTCERKISRTYKLPGCYDTNTLQHKVNDYGELIITANRSPRR, translated from the coding sequence atgtctgataataataatatttctaataattctTCTAATTTACTTACCTTATCAACTGAAAATTCTCAGACAGACAAACCAGCAAAATCACCTCTTCCCTCAAAAGCAGATGACAAAAAGAGTGCTTTTGTATTTTCAACATTATTAGAAAAAGGAAAAGACCAAATTGTTTGTGATTGGCCACTTGCCGGTAAAAATGATGgattatttaaatcaaaagAACTTAATGACAAAATAACTCTTACATTAGATTGTAGAGCATTTGATCCAGAGGATATTCAAGTTTCTGTTGAAGGTGAACGTGTTGGAGTTCATTGTGAACATCAAAAACGAAAAAATAGTACAACATGTGAGAGAAAAATATCAAGGACTTATAAATTACCAGGTTGTTATGATACAAATACATTACAACATAAAGTAAATGACTATGGAGAGCTTATAATAACAGCAAACAGATCACCTCGTCGTTAA
- a CDS encoding Alpha crystallin/Hsp20 domain and HSP20-like chaperone domain-containing protein, protein MSTSDNKLVWDWPLSHSEDGVFTSKEIDGKIGITVDCTFFKDNEVKVIVDKDKIDIHCLHEEVEKSGLVCKREISRTYRLPQDLDPKTVKHSLKNGELTITVEKKA, encoded by the coding sequence ATGTCAACTTCTGATAATAAGTTAGTTTGGGATTGGCCATTAAGTCATTCTGAGGATGGTGTCTTTACCTCAAAAGAAATTGATGGCAAAATTGGAATTACCGTTGATTGTACATTCTTTAAAGATAATGAAGTTAAAGTAATTGTTGATAAGGACAAAATCGACATTCATTGTCTTCATGAAGAAGTTGAAAAGAGTGGTTTGGTTTGTAAAAGAGAAATCTCAAGAACTTATAGATTACCACAAGATCTTGATCCAAAAACTGTAAaacattctttaaaaaatggtGAATTAACCATAACAGTTGAAAAAAAAgcatag
- a CDS encoding Alpha crystallin/Heat shock protein family and Alpha crystallin/Hsp20 domain and HSP20-like chaperone domain-containing protein — MPNYQNSLTSTTGFPASIWDWPLQKEDGVVTIQNDSNKFEATLQCQYFAPNEIEVKIIGENIVIHCKHESNTPESSVSREINRTYKLPQDVNVLTLKSHLNSKGILTLTADKSAF; from the exons atgccAAATTACCAAAATTCACTAACGTCTACAACAGGATTTCCTGCCAGTATATGGGATTGGCCATTACAAAAAGAAGACGGTGTTGTTACAATTCAAAATGATTCTAATAAATTTGAAGCAACCCTACAATGTCAATATTTTGCTCCAAATGAAATtgaagtaaaaataattggaGAAAATATAGTTATACATTGTAAACATGAATCTAATACACCAGAATCTTCAGTGTCAAGAGAAATAAACAGAACTTATAAATTACCACAAGATGTAAATGTTTTGACACTTAAAAGTCATCTTAACAGTAAAggaattttaacattaacaGCTGACAAGAg CGCTTTCTAG
- a CDS encoding Alpha crystallin/Hsp20 domain and HSP20-like chaperone domain-containing protein: MLFAGSTSKYNLHNYNSTTNISSNIDRKKSIKKRKNSEMCPWPQNVDDKYFKHTETKKNSIIVVNGSQFNKNIVELTIKDDMLNIKLSQHVKENDKICTKDVNRCYKVPQNINLSTLKKEFNTNGDLVIKLRKNS, from the coding sequence aTGTTATTTGCCGGCTCAACatctaaatataatttacataATTATAATTCTACTACTAATATATCATCTAAtattgatagaaaaaaaagtattaagaAACGAAAAAATTCAGAAATGTGTCCATGGCCACAAAATGttgatgataaatattttaaacatacaGAAACCAAGAAAAATTCAATAATAGTTGTTAATGGTTctcaatttaataaaaatattgttgaaTTGACTATTAAAGATGATATGctaaatattaaactttcTCAGCATGTTAAAGAAAATGACAAAATATGTACCAAAGATGTAAATCGATGTTATAAAGTACctcaaaatattaatttgaGTACGttgaaaaaagaatttaatacaaatggtgatttagttattaaattaagaaaaaattcttaa
- a CDS encoding GPI ethanolamine phosphate transferase 3: MYIPIKWIILSSSYIIALFIFQKGFLLKKPSLDYYSKCEDFRGRAHLCWNKPSFKKAIWIIIDALRYDFLDSGGNLGDEYKGRIKIAKELINDQPNNTILSLFIADPPTTTFQRIKALTTGSLPTFIDMKDNFDAGEIDEDNIINQLILNRYNITFMGDDTWTSLFKNKFNKQFPAPSFDVFDLNTVDNIVLDHLYNEMANDDWNVIIGHFLGVDHCGHRYGPNHSAMLGKLDQMDKMLRDVIKQMDNETILFVMGDHGMSNDGNHGGDSTLEVEAGFLAYSKVPIVHGKRINKFHQIDFVPTFSFLLGIPLPFTNIGVVVETFFPFYELLKLLEINIAQVIRLITAYSREDSGMTTNFQTILQQYNFGTITKFVGDNSALSIVCITVLLVYFYIFSINDSQVLSLNYYFIISYGFFLLFNQTTIPTIPWLAAFVGVPVFITVIFTYNILIKNTHFVPVPLNLALLFGIKMLIICIMCIVHRRHLMLFKVFAPKFIFEAVNFITFLILSTVLSIIYYVKTR; encoded by the exons atgtaTATTCCTATTAAATGgataattttatcatcatcATATATAATagcattatttatatttcaaaaaggatttttattaaaaaaacctTCATTAGATTATTATTCAAAGTGTGAAGATTTTCGAGGTCGGGCACATTTATGTTGGAATAAACCTTCATTTAAGAAAGCTATATGGATAATTATTGATGCATTAAGATATGATTTTTTGGATTCTGGTGGAAATTTAGGTGATGAGTATAAAGgaagaataaaaattgctaaagaattaataaatgatcaaccaaataatacaatattatctttatttattgcTGATCCTCCCACAACAACATTTCAACGTATTAAAGCTTTAACAACTGGTTCTTTGCCTACATTTATTGATATGAAAGATAATTTTGATGCTGGAGAAATTGATGAAGATAATATCATTaatcaattaatattaaatcgatacaatataacatttatgGGAGATGATACTTG gacatcactttttaaaaataaatttaataaacaatttcCTGCACCGTCATTTGATGTATTTGATTTGAATACTGttgataatattgtattaGATCATTTATACAATGAAATGGCAAATGATGATTGGAATGTTATTATTGGACATTTTTTGGGTGTAGATCATTGTGGTCATAGATATGGACCAAATCATTCTGCAATGTTAGGAAAATTAGATCAAATGGATAAAATGTTAAGAGATGTTATTAAACAAATGGATAATGAGACAATACTTTTTGTTATGGGTGATCATGGAATGTCGAATGATGGAAATCATGGTGGTGATAGTACTTTAGAAGTTGAAGCTGGATTTTTAGCTTATTCAAAAGTTCCAATAGTTCATggaaaaagaattaataagTTTCATCAAATTGATTTTGTACCAACATTTTCGTTTTTATTAGGAATACCTTTACCTTTTACAAATATTGGTGTAGTTgttgaaacattttttccattttatGAATTACTTAAATTGTTAGAAATTAATATTGCTCAAGTTATTAGATTAATAACAGCGTATAGTCGTGAAGATTCTGGAATGACAACAAATTTTCAAACCATACTTCAACAATATAACTTTG GAACAATTACGAAGT TTGTTGGAGATAACTCTGCATTATCAATTGTTTGTATTACAGTTTTGTTAgtgtatttttatattttttctattaatgaTTCTCAGGTATTATCACTTAACTActactttattatttcatatGGTTTTTTCCTATTATTTAATCAAACAACTATTCCTACAATTCCATGGTTAGCAGCATTTGTTGGGGTTCCTG TTTTTATAACAGTTATCTTTAcctataatatattaataaaaaatacacATTTTGTACCGGTTCCCTTAAATCTTGCTCTTTTATTTGGCATaaag atgttaataatatgtataatGTGTATTGTACACAGAAGACATTTAATgctttttaaagtatttgctcccaaatttatttttgaagcagttaattttattacatttttaattctttctacggttttatcaataatttattatgtaaaaacacgttaa
- a CDS encoding Alpha crystallin/Hsp20 domain and HSP20-like chaperone domain-containing protein has product MNQHSRSHNFPCIGRSIQNSLSSSYSSSFRSSGIAKYHDTYHSPYANYDCTFIRGIIPSKKETYICDWPYNQKNNGSVTAVTNGKRIELSFDVKRFKPKEIKIYVDGERLNIFCKHEKNNESNVCGTNISKTYHLPKYINPKTLTHEITKDGDLIIRASKKFI; this is encoded by the coding sequence ATGAATCAACATTCACGAAGCCATAATTTTCCATGTATTGGAAGATCTATCCAAAATTCTTTATCTTCTAGCTATTCATCATCATTTAGAAGTTCCGGTATAGCAAAATACCATGATACTTATCATTCCCCATATGCAAATTATGATTGTACATTCATAAGAGGAATCATTCcatcaaaaaaagaaaccTATATATGTGATTGGCCATATAATCAGAAAAATAATGGATCTGTTACTGCAGTAACAAATGGAAAACGTATTGAATTGTCATTTGATGTTAAACGATTTAAAccaaaagaaattaaaatatacgTTGATGGAGaaagattaaatattttttgtaaacatgaaaaaaataatgaaagcAATGTTTGTGGGactaatatatcaaaaacatATCATCTTCCAAAATACATAAATCCTAAAACTTTAACACATGAAATAACAAAAGATGGtgatttaataataagagcatcaaaaaaatttatataa
- a CDS encoding Locomotion-related protein Hikaru genki gives MFLLLLFCIYFVYPKCLQPTIPENCQIYLPDSSPYEVGSIAKYTCSTNFKRIGNEERKCEDDGTWSGDVPLCGIDVAKDKPSFQSSGNSAMYAVTTIPMCSITENSVYESSSWSVDLLSTYKIRAISYVTGHLSGIISDIFLIDSNGQKHSCSKFIHQKLNTPNETVTVHCQGNNISKIKMIVAGKLHLCEFKAYAIDIQAPWQCGLSKMDVLAVYEGTCFSSSHHQKLDWKNAQKSCLDIGGTLPIRITNVTRTVIRSALTSSPGASNFYWIGLIGSQSGWNWADGDILNENENDWYEKPPEIKSNEALAAAIGKPASWKWISASQSVWNSFICQTKPKYCTNPGVSENSKVIFSSQTFTIGTIAFYSCEYGFKLIGQPKRRCNDDGLWSYDIPECKPITCPEPQYWEKGNIIKVNNSLTFGSLIEYKCLKGYVLDQTISNTPFRVCTSEGQWSNTIPSCKKIDCGIPPTIANGIFQANSYTLNSSAIYKCDENYQLMGHLQITCTESGTWQPQPPICLDPTTFKSSNDPLKRNDIILFVIIFFLLILLTLLTLKVFLNQKSYIPSEKIQNFLPNVLNHIRFKSREPSSGMTSSTLDRSSNSHNSMVNSNNIVYATPSIPTNSSSTITDNTGIYYTSSPLSIIDPSIKINGIQQIEIPPHLIQMHQLPNGNIQLTMPASRPIVRPSIPLFTPIPSIELDKTLSLKKSLPSPTNSQILYSFDYENYYDIPPDGGVDLYEEVKNPTGDAHCL, from the exons atgtttttattattgttattttgtatttattttgtatatccAAAATGTTTACAACCAACAATTCCTGAAAATTGTCAAATATATCTACCTGATTCATCTCCATATGAGGTTGGAAGTATTGCAAAGTATACCTGTTCTAcgaattttaaaagaattggAAATGAGGAAAGAAAATGTGAGGATGATGGTACATGGTCTGGAGATGTTCCATTATGTGGTATTGATGTTGCTAAAGATAAACCATCTTTTCAGTCATCAGGAAATTCAGCAATGTATGCTGTTACTACAATTCCTATGTGTTCAATAACAGAAAATTCTGTTTATGAATCATCATCATGGAGTGTAGATTTACTTTcaacatataaaataaggGCAATATCATATGTAACAGGACATTTATCAGGAATCATTtcagatatatttttaattgattcaAATGGTCAAAAACATAGTTGTTCTAAATTTATTCATCAAAAACTTAATACTCCCAATGAAACAGTAACTGTTCATTGTCAGggtaataatatatctaaaattaaaatgattgtTGCTGGTAAATTACATCTTTGTGAATTTAAAGCTTATGCCATTGATATAC aagcACCCTGGCAATGTGGTTTATCAAAAATGGATGTTTTAGCAGTATATGAAGGAACATGTTTTTCATCTTCACATCATCAGAAACTTGACTGGAAAAATGCTCAAAAAAGTTGTCTTGATATTGGGGGTACTCTTCCAATTAGAATAACAAATGTTACTAGGACAGTTATTAGATCAGCATTAACATCATCACCCGGTGCATCAAATTTCTATTGGATTGGTTTAATTGGATCACAATCAGGTTGGAACTGGGCTGATGGggatatattaaatgaaaatgaaaatgattGGTATGAGAAACCACctgaaataaaaagtaatgaGGCATTAGCAGCAGCAATTGGTAAACCAGCATCATGGAAATGGATAAGTGCATCACAAAGTGTATGGAATTCATTTATATGTCAAACAAAACCAAAATATTGTACAAATCCTGGGGTTTCAGAAAATTCAAAAGTTATCTTTTCATCACAAACATTTACCATTGGAACAATTGCATTTTATTCATGTGAATATggttttaaattaattggaCAACCAAAAAGAAGATGTAATGATGATGGTTTATGGTCTTATGATATTCCTGAATGTAAACCAATAACATGTCCAGAACCACAATATTGGGAGAAaggaaatattataaaagttaacaATTCATTGACATTTGGTTCATTAATTGagtataaatgtttaaaaggATATGTTCTTGATCAAACTATATCCAATACACCATTTCGTGTTTGTACCTCAGAAGGTCAATGGTCAAATACAATTCCATCATGTAAAA aaaTTGATTGTGGAATTCCACCAACAATAGCTAATGGTATCTTTCAGGCAAATAGTTATACTCTTAACTCAAGTGCAATTTATAAATGTGATGAAAATTACCAATTGATGGGACACTTACAAATTACTTGTACAGAAAGTGGTACATGGCAACCACAGCCACCTATATGTTTag atccAACAACATTTAAAAGTTCAAATGATCCATTGAAACgtaatgatataattttatttgttataatttttttccttttaattcttttaacattattaacattgaaagtatttttaaaccaaaaaagttatataccaagtgaaaaaattcaaaattttttaccaaaTGTACTTAATCATATAAGATTTAAATCTCGTGAACCATCTTCTGGTATGACATCATCAACTTTAGATCGTTCCTCAAATTCGCATAATAGTATGGttaattcaaataatattgtttatgCAACACCTTCTATTCCAACTAACTCATCATCTACAATAACAGATAATACTGGAATTTATTATACATCATCACCATTATCAATAATAGATccttcaataaaaataaatggtaTCCAACAAATTGAAATACCACCACATCTTATACAAATGCACCAATTACCTAATGGAAATATTCAATTAACTATGCCTGCATCAAGACCAATAGTAAGACCATCTATACCATTATTTACACCAATACCCTCTATTGAACTCGATAaaacattatcattaaaaaaaagtttaccaTCTCCAACTAATAgtcaaatattatattcatttgattatgaaaattattatgatatCCCCCCAGATGGAGGTGTTGATTTATATGAAGAAGTAAAAAATCCAACAGGCGATGCACATTGTTTATAa
- a CDS encoding Alpha crystallin/Hsp20 domain and HSP20-like chaperone domain-containing protein, with translation MKRSYFNLNQPIIDYPYETNNEDGFVKSTYFHNSFILTFHLKNVNAKEIKFNVIGDNVRIEIIKEGKSKSAKFVKSSYKIYKLPEDVDSRSIKYMFNDNGDLVITGERQK, from the coding sequence atgaaacgcagttattttaatttaaatcaGCCTATTATTGATTATCCATATGAAACTAATAATGAAGATGGCTTTGTGAAATCTACTTATTTTcataatagttttattttaacttttcatttaaaaaatgttaatgcaaaagaaattaaatttaatgttatagGTGATAATGTAAGAATCGAAATAATTAAAGAAGGAAAAAGTAAAAGTGCcaaatttgttaaaagtaGTTACAAAATATACAAACTTCCTGAAGATGTTGATTCAAGATCCATAAAGTATATGTTTAATGATAATGGTGATTTAGTAATAACAGGAGAAAGACAAAAATAA